A genomic stretch from Flavobacterium sp. KS-LB2 includes:
- a CDS encoding PAS domain-containing response regulator → MNKIKDKKQIEILVVEDNQGDFTLIQDYLEERFLSPKIIWAKNFKIAQSILVDIEFKADLVLLDLTLPDKSGRDLINHVIPLCHAVPLVILTGYSDIDFGITLLSLGVSDYLIKDELNAASLHKSVLYNIERKKTQIQLENSEKRYNDLFHLSPIPMYVFDLQTLQFLDVNVAAEMHYGYSLQEFLSMTIRDIRPIEDLPHLMESVKTLSETDPEVSKGIFRHKRKNGELIYVDIKCNTIRFQNTTCRIILANDITERFTYIEAIEKQNAILNEIAWIQSHLVRAPLSRIMGIIDAIKNQGFDSTDNEKLYEYLLISAEELDIIIGDITKKSEQIKPIPYK, encoded by the coding sequence ATGAATAAAATTAAAGATAAAAAGCAAATTGAAATTCTTGTAGTAGAGGACAATCAAGGTGATTTTACGCTTATTCAAGATTATCTTGAAGAAAGGTTTTTATCACCTAAAATTATTTGGGCAAAGAATTTTAAAATTGCTCAATCGATCTTAGTGGATATAGAATTCAAAGCTGATTTAGTTTTACTAGACTTGACCTTACCTGATAAAAGTGGGAGGGATCTGATTAATCATGTAATTCCGCTTTGTCATGCAGTACCTTTGGTTATTTTAACGGGTTATTCTGATATTGATTTTGGTATTACATTACTTTCCTTAGGAGTTTCTGATTACTTAATAAAAGATGAATTAAATGCTGCTTCACTCCATAAAAGCGTATTATACAATATAGAAAGAAAAAAAACTCAAATACAATTAGAAAATTCTGAAAAGCGCTATAATGACTTATTTCATTTGAGTCCAATTCCCATGTATGTTTTTGATCTTCAAACATTACAATTTCTGGATGTTAATGTTGCTGCTGAAATGCATTATGGATACAGTCTTCAAGAGTTTTTGAGTATGACTATTAGGGATATAAGACCTATAGAAGACCTACCCCATCTGATGGAAAGTGTTAAAACTTTAAGTGAAACTGACCCCGAGGTTTCGAAAGGGATATTTAGACATAAAAGGAAAAATGGAGAACTCATTTATGTAGATATTAAATGTAATACTATTCGTTTTCAAAATACCACATGTAGAATTATTTTAGCCAACGATATTACGGAACGATTTACTTATATAGAAGCTATTGAAAAGCAAAATGCAATATTAAATGAAATAGCCTGGATACAATCTCATCTTGTAAGAGCCCCATTGTCAAGAATTATGGGCATTATAGATGCAATTAAAAACCAAGGATTTGACAGTACTGATAATGAGAAATTATATGAATATTTATTAATCTCTGCAGAAGAATTGGATATTATTATTGGAGATATTACAAAAAAATCAGAACAAATAAAACCTATACCTTACAAATAA
- a CDS encoding response regulator transcription factor, translating into MSKILIIEDEEALRETVAELLLIAGYEIAVAKDGLDGLEKVQEEVPDLILCDIMMPKLDGYGFLEQHQLSIYSHIPVLLLSAKIEETDHLIGIALGAKEYIKKPFNFQELNQVIKFYLF; encoded by the coding sequence ATGTCGAAAATTTTGATTATTGAAGATGAGGAAGCATTGAGAGAAACCGTTGCTGAATTACTACTGATAGCGGGCTATGAAATTGCTGTAGCAAAAGATGGATTGGATGGACTAGAAAAAGTGCAGGAGGAAGTCCCAGATCTTATTTTATGTGATATAATGATGCCAAAACTTGATGGATACGGTTTTCTCGAGCAACATCAGCTTTCGATTTATTCCCATATTCCAGTATTACTTTTGTCTGCCAAAATAGAGGAGACGGACCACTTGATTGGAATTGCTTTAGGTGCGAAAGAATATATCAAAAAACCATTTAATTTTCAAGAGCTAAATCAAGTTATAAAATTTTATTTATTTTGA
- a CDS encoding response regulator transcription factor, with protein sequence MSKILIIEDEEALRETVAELLLIAGYEIAVAKDGLDGLKKVQEEVPDLILCDVMMPKLDGYGFLEQHQLSIYSHIPVVLLTAKIELDDEILSLKLGAKGYVRKPFNFLELNRIIRCWLFSE encoded by the coding sequence ATGTCGAAAATTTTGATTATTGAAGATGAGGAAGCATTGAGAGAAACCGTTGCTGAATTACTACTGATAGCGGGCTATGAAATTGCTGTAGCAAAAGATGGATTGGATGGACTGAAAAAAGTGCAGGAGGAAGTCCCAGATCTTATTTTATGTGATGTAATGATGCCAAAACTTGATGGATACGGTTTTCTAGAGCAACATCAGCTTTCAATTTATTCACATATTCCAGTAGTGCTGTTGACTGCGAAAATAGAATTGGATGACGAAATATTAAGTTTAAAACTAGGAGCCAAAGGATATGTAAGAAAACCTTTTAATTTTCTAGAACTTAATCGGATCATAAGGTGTTGGTTATTTTCCGAGTAA
- a CDS encoding PAS domain S-box protein, with translation MNDFSLKFLELDNDFKRILLFVSKICNVADVFITFLNSDMHIIQFKIGLEGVANPNEIYCFNHLITDNRDLIVSNVQCDSRFQSIDSMEFYKFFAGFTINTPSKLSVFGAICLLNKDAKELTSIELQVLRDAVVQIESLLQLNFRNQVLQEVIIQKDNQFQLLLENSKDVFFQLDLNGNFTFVSQNWTSLLGHSTEEILGENFSLFIHPDDVDAWFVFLNGISGKKKDNKEFVYRVLHKHRHYVWYSCKVGFEENNNETFYNGVAREITKYVEAQNNLIQQKEFYEKILDRLPTDLAVFGNDFKYKYLNPAAIKNDELRKFIIGKDDFEYARYTERDDTFAINRRIKFEEAIETKQTVSWEDSINAKSGQIVYHSRKITPVFDENGTLEMLIGFGVDVTKSKEIQEEILKSKQLISSIIQNIAVGILVQGPQSEIIESNKAACEMLGLTQDQLLGRTTFNEDWGVIHLDGTNFKPEDDPVQKVIEQLKPMNNIVMGIHRPLTNDLVWLLVDAVPIFGSNEELLYVVCSFNDITAQKMVEDALKTSNERFNYSSMATSDAIWDWDIVTGKIFVGGSYTTLFGHEFENNIITAAACENFVHPEDKDSYRKSIETAIEGDDSKWSDEYRYLKSDGTYLYVKDKAIIIKDLNGKAVRVIGAMQDISLEKKLKDELQQSEEQFKGAFKYSSIGMAIVDSKGHWKVVNSQIVQILGYTKDELNALTFADLTHPDDLEEYLVNLKLMTSGLISSYSREKRYLHKNKSIVWGHLSVSLVKDSMGNPIHFIFQIVDITIKKEIEEANKLLIDENNKNKAIQLNEAENLYRLLADNMVDLVCVHSLDGCFQYVSPSISHILGYSPEDLIGLSLFEFVHPEDVANLQRSVINFIAEKENITAKTRFRNKEGEYIWCETKGRLVKENDIPVSFHSSTRDITQGKEAEIAIKKTLDQERELNELRTNLVSTISHEFRTPMTTIRASAELIMMYLDNQKLENYSLLNKRVNIIVGEIDRIVELMNTVLVISKNDLGKTNFSPITFDLKQTCLDVIEVSDFDQKEGRKVKTSFSGVTIPIFADKSLMEYILFNVLNNAFKYSQGFGGDIILNLFTTTKAIIIEIIDFGIGIPKEDQVKLFNTFFRASNTNGIQGTGLGLYIVKTFTERNSGSIQIESELGKGTKVTLQFPRPKLK, from the coding sequence ATGAATGACTTTAGCCTAAAATTTTTGGAACTTGATAATGATTTCAAAAGGATATTATTGTTTGTATCTAAAATATGCAATGTTGCTGATGTGTTTATCACGTTTTTAAATTCTGATATGCATATCATTCAATTTAAAATTGGTTTGGAAGGTGTTGCAAATCCAAATGAAATATATTGTTTTAATCATCTCATTACTGATAATCGTGATTTAATTGTTTCTAATGTTCAATGTGATTCGCGATTTCAGTCAATTGACAGTATGGAATTTTATAAATTTTTTGCTGGATTTACTATAAATACTCCTTCAAAGTTATCCGTTTTTGGAGCTATATGTCTTTTAAATAAAGATGCTAAAGAGCTTACTAGTATTGAATTACAAGTTTTAAGAGATGCTGTTGTACAAATAGAGTCTTTGTTGCAACTTAATTTTAGAAACCAAGTACTTCAGGAGGTCATAATTCAGAAGGACAATCAATTTCAGTTGTTATTAGAAAATTCAAAAGATGTATTCTTTCAACTAGATTTAAACGGAAATTTCACTTTTGTATCACAAAATTGGACCTCTTTATTAGGACATTCTACTGAGGAAATTTTGGGAGAAAATTTTAGTCTCTTTATTCATCCAGATGATGTTGATGCTTGGTTTGTATTTTTAAATGGTATATCAGGAAAAAAAAAGGATAATAAAGAATTTGTTTATAGAGTATTACACAAGCACAGGCATTATGTTTGGTATTCTTGTAAGGTTGGATTTGAAGAAAACAATAACGAAACTTTTTACAATGGTGTAGCAAGGGAAATAACGAAATATGTAGAAGCTCAAAATAATCTTATTCAACAAAAAGAATTTTATGAAAAAATTTTGGATAGATTACCTACAGATTTAGCTGTGTTTGGAAATGATTTTAAGTACAAGTATCTGAACCCAGCAGCTATTAAAAATGATGAACTTCGAAAGTTTATTATTGGGAAAGATGACTTTGAATACGCTAGATATACTGAGCGAGATGATACCTTTGCAATCAATAGAAGAATTAAATTTGAGGAAGCAATAGAAACTAAGCAAACAGTATCATGGGAGGATAGTATCAATGCTAAAAGTGGACAGATAGTATATCACAGTCGAAAAATAACTCCTGTGTTTGATGAAAATGGAACACTTGAAATGTTGATTGGTTTTGGAGTAGATGTTACAAAAAGTAAGGAAATTCAAGAGGAAATACTAAAAAGTAAACAATTGATTAGCAGTATTATTCAGAATATAGCGGTTGGAATTTTAGTGCAAGGTCCACAATCTGAAATAATAGAAAGCAATAAGGCAGCTTGTGAAATGCTAGGTCTTACCCAAGATCAATTGCTTGGTAGAACTACTTTTAATGAAGATTGGGGAGTAATTCATTTGGACGGTACTAATTTTAAACCTGAAGATGATCCGGTACAAAAAGTAATTGAACAGTTGAAACCAATGAACAATATTGTTATGGGAATTCATCGCCCCTTAACAAATGATTTGGTTTGGTTATTAGTGGATGCCGTACCTATTTTTGGAAGCAATGAAGAACTACTTTATGTCGTTTGTTCTTTTAATGATATAACTGCTCAAAAGATGGTAGAGGATGCTCTAAAAACAAGTAACGAAAGATTTAACTATTCTAGTATGGCTACATCAGATGCAATATGGGATTGGGATATTGTAACTGGTAAAATATTTGTTGGAGGAAGTTATACAACCCTATTTGGACACGAATTTGAGAATAATATTATAACGGCTGCAGCATGTGAAAATTTTGTGCATCCTGAAGATAAAGATTCTTACAGGAAAAGTATTGAAACGGCAATCGAAGGAGATGATTCAAAATGGTCGGATGAGTACCGTTATTTAAAATCGGATGGGACTTATCTTTATGTTAAGGACAAAGCAATAATTATTAAAGATCTAAATGGCAAAGCAGTTCGTGTCATAGGTGCTATGCAAGATATCTCTTTAGAAAAAAAACTAAAAGACGAATTACAGCAAAGCGAAGAACAATTCAAAGGAGCTTTTAAATATTCTAGTATTGGAATGGCTATTGTTGATTCTAAAGGCCACTGGAAAGTAGTAAACAGTCAAATAGTTCAAATCTTAGGGTATACTAAAGATGAACTAAATGCACTGACCTTTGCCGACCTTACCCATCCCGATGATCTAGAGGAATATTTAGTCAATTTAAAGTTAATGACTTCTGGATTAATTTCTAGCTATAGCAGAGAAAAAAGATATTTACATAAAAATAAGTCTATAGTATGGGGGCATTTATCAGTATCTCTAGTGAAAGACAGTATGGGTAACCCTATCCATTTTATTTTTCAAATTGTGGATATCACCATAAAAAAAGAAATAGAGGAGGCGAACAAATTGCTAATAGATGAAAACAACAAAAATAAAGCAATACAGTTGAACGAAGCCGAAAATTTGTATCGACTTTTAGCTGATAATATGGTTGATTTAGTTTGTGTTCATAGTTTAGATGGTTGTTTTCAATATGTTTCCCCATCGATTTCTCATATATTAGGCTATAGTCCTGAAGATTTAATAGGGTTATCTCTTTTTGAATTCGTGCATCCTGAAGATGTTGCTAATCTCCAAAGAAGTGTAATAAACTTTATAGCGGAAAAAGAAAATATTACAGCCAAGACACGATTTAGAAATAAAGAAGGCGAGTATATTTGGTGCGAAACTAAAGGACGATTAGTTAAAGAAAATGATATTCCAGTTAGTTTTCATTCTTCTACTAGAGATATTACACAAGGAAAAGAAGCTGAAATAGCCATAAAAAAAACATTGGATCAAGAGCGGGAATTGAATGAATTAAGGACTAATTTGGTTTCAACTATTTCACATGAATTCCGAACCCCAATGACAACGATACGGGCAAGTGCTGAGTTGATAATGATGTATTTAGATAATCAAAAGTTAGAAAATTATTCGCTTTTGAATAAAAGGGTTAATATCATTGTTGGTGAAATTGATCGAATAGTTGAATTGATGAATACAGTATTAGTGATTTCTAAAAATGATCTTGGAAAAACAAATTTTTCTCCCATTACTTTTGACTTAAAGCAAACCTGTCTGGATGTTATTGAAGTAAGTGATTTTGATCAAAAAGAAGGAAGAAAAGTAAAAACATCATTTAGTGGAGTTACAATTCCCATATTTGCCGATAAAAGCCTCATGGAATACATTCTTTTTAATGTATTGAATAATGCATTTAAATATTCTCAAGGATTTGGAGGGGATATAATTCTTAATCTTTTTACTACTACAAAGGCAATCATAATTGAAATTATTGACTTTGGTATTGGGATTCCTAAGGAAGATCAAGTAAAATTATTTAATACCTTTTTCAGAGCAAGCAATACCAATGGTATTCAAGGCACTGGTTTAGGTCTCTATATTGTTAAAACCTTCACAGAGAGAAATTCAGGTTCAATACAAATAGAAAGTGAGTTGGGGAAAGGGACAAAAGTAACATTGCAGTTTCCCAGGCCAAAATTAAAATAG
- a CDS encoding response regulator transcription factor, with product MKSKKKIVLIEDDLALGSSILELLTLSNFDVQWFEDGAQALGYFKKNTCDIIISDLMMPTMNGEEFFLKIRKEIKHNSIPFIVITANMDDEIKYRQLENGVNDYIMKPFKIKELIFKITNILDFKINIIKKLSPDPFSKVTIKLSEKDFIVSVNEILLKLMKSKIDHYELSERLFISKSTLDKKIRKLTNKNTSQYIREFKLDYAIRLINLGEKNIQFLADETGFNSFSYFSTSFKSYIGMSARDYIKSVKDENNGFD from the coding sequence ATGAAATCAAAAAAAAAAATAGTACTAATTGAAGATGATTTAGCTTTAGGTAGTTCTATTTTGGAGTTATTAACTTTGAGTAATTTTGATGTACAATGGTTCGAAGATGGAGCTCAAGCACTTGGTTATTTCAAAAAAAACACCTGTGATATTATAATTAGCGATTTAATGATGCCTACCATGAACGGAGAAGAGTTTTTTTTAAAAATTCGTAAAGAAATTAAACATAATTCTATCCCTTTCATTGTAATAACAGCTAATATGGACGATGAAATCAAATATCGACAACTAGAAAATGGTGTAAATGATTATATAATGAAGCCTTTTAAGATAAAAGAATTAATTTTTAAGATTACAAATATATTAGATTTTAAAATAAATATTATTAAAAAATTAAGTCCTGATCCCTTTTCAAAAGTTACTATTAAGTTGTCTGAAAAAGATTTTATCGTATCAGTAAATGAAATTTTATTAAAATTAATGAAATCAAAAATTGATCATTATGAATTATCAGAAAGGCTTTTTATTAGCAAATCTACATTAGATAAAAAAATTAGAAAACTTACGAATAAAAACACAAGTCAATATATAAGAGAGTTTAAATTAGATTATGCCATTAGACTAATTAATTTGGGTGAAAAAAACATTCAGTTTCTCGCAGATGAAACTGGTTTTAATTCATTTTCTTACTTTTCTACAAGTTTCAAATCATATATTGGTATGTCTGCTCGAGATTATATCAAATCCGTAAAAGATGAAAATAATGGCTTTGATTGA